From the genome of Ignavibacteriales bacterium, one region includes:
- a CDS encoding SUMF1/EgtB/PvdO family nonheme iron enzyme: MPDLDEHRTPEQEVIKASSNSRKKKSVSTGLAKYFQAALEHLNYLEYGDPSEYILRKHKMEVFNSPLESIWVPPRFRRQDQSGDEVPFNTLLNDSNQGQLVLADPGCGKSTLSRYLTCLFIKNFRQEKQNYFGILVPLSLIQLSGKTYQEAVAHCAAKYVGLEKDNEVIDELKKNISYACIIFDGFDELPISRKTIADKDSASLRQEAAALIRSLLYVQIPQAESDTPYKLIITCRTKDYFEDRTSNLGTLPHYYMSKFSPNQMNLAILRWHEAARIQVIDHFKSNNEAIKSLAERCVGIQSTLREHSDLATVCLTPLMLNALQTVFSDVKDIPSSVSQLCWQAINWFFIDKYRDTNQDLFVKQNGAWLMETITEIGWSMHVRVVGGQLKAFNNIELRELTKSACTLKDFTKLDYDSQEDAITRVASFLRRGHGILVKVSDDGFDFVHNVFREVLAGRALARLSMSERRLYALNEQWQNPIRYWAGLKASENDGLYEISSFVAELSQDVQSESLQATLACGGMLVEVIAIVPSQLITRMLKTQIDEIREKLCCLLQKENLRLVDRIKIGDMLGTLGDPRLEKGVLDRIIWIAAGNCQIGRIENHRTRILKYQKCPAAPPLSGQLEKFGISSYLVTNAEFQRFIEAGGYDIDKYWCNETALKWARGNEETIQILIKKSSDVAQIHYSSELAAQRLVPDEIPERCIQMIKRKFPLYWEDPANNRPNQPVVGLNWWEAIAYCRWLEETLKNKGLLDPQKTIRLPIEAEWEIAARLCGDNSIYPWIDGEPSDCALVRVAFTKEDIAPLFRSCGVGLFRSVKTKFPIYDLVGNVWEWSGSKANPYDKNSFIQTLDTIGLEDRISRGSSWLSSEEESTQITFRSFDPPYNAYEDLGFRIVIK, translated from the coding sequence ATGCCTGATCTAGATGAACATAGAACTCCTGAACAAGAAGTTATTAAAGCTTCTTCAAATTCTAGAAAAAAAAAGTCAGTAAGTACTGGACTTGCTAAATACTTTCAGGCAGCACTTGAACATTTAAATTATTTAGAATATGGTGATCCCTCTGAATATATCTTAAGAAAACATAAAATGGAGGTATTTAATAGTCCTCTTGAATCTATCTGGGTGCCCCCTAGATTCCGGAGACAGGATCAATCTGGTGATGAAGTCCCATTCAATACCTTATTGAATGACTCAAATCAAGGTCAACTTGTTCTTGCTGATCCAGGCTGTGGCAAATCTACACTATCAAGGTATCTCACTTGTTTATTTATTAAAAATTTTCGACAAGAAAAACAAAATTATTTTGGAATATTAGTCCCATTGAGCTTGATTCAATTATCAGGAAAAACATATCAAGAAGCAGTAGCACATTGTGCTGCAAAGTATGTTGGTTTAGAGAAGGATAATGAAGTTATCGATGAATTGAAAAAAAACATTTCCTATGCATGTATCATTTTTGATGGTTTTGATGAATTGCCAATTAGTCGAAAAACAATAGCAGATAAAGATTCAGCATCACTTAGACAAGAAGCTGCTGCTCTCATAAGATCGCTTCTCTACGTACAAATCCCACAAGCAGAAAGCGACACTCCTTATAAACTAATTATAACTTGTCGGACAAAAGACTATTTTGAAGATCGTACATCAAATCTAGGTACGCTTCCACATTATTATATGTCAAAATTTTCGCCGAACCAAATGAATTTGGCAATACTTAGATGGCATGAGGCTGCTAGAATTCAGGTTATTGATCATTTTAAAAGCAACAATGAGGCCATTAAGTCACTTGCCGAACGATGTGTTGGTATACAAAGTACGTTGCGAGAGCATTCTGATTTGGCAACAGTATGTCTTACACCACTTATGTTAAACGCTTTACAAACAGTTTTTTCGGATGTAAAAGATATACCATCATCTGTTAGTCAACTGTGTTGGCAAGCTATTAATTGGTTTTTTATAGACAAATACCGCGATACGAACCAAGATTTATTCGTTAAACAGAATGGGGCTTGGTTAATGGAAACAATTACTGAGATTGGGTGGTCAATGCACGTGCGTGTAGTTGGTGGTCAACTAAAGGCTTTTAACAACATCGAGCTTAGGGAGCTAACAAAATCTGCTTGTACTCTAAAGGATTTTACAAAACTTGATTATGATTCCCAAGAAGATGCAATTACTCGTGTGGCTTCATTTCTAAGACGTGGGCACGGTATTCTGGTTAAAGTCTCAGATGATGGATTTGATTTTGTTCATAATGTATTTCGAGAGGTTCTTGCAGGTCGTGCATTGGCAAGACTATCGATGTCTGAGCGCCGATTGTATGCACTAAATGAACAATGGCAAAATCCGATACGTTACTGGGCAGGTTTAAAAGCTTCAGAAAATGATGGTTTATATGAAATAAGTTCCTTTGTTGCTGAATTGTCTCAAGATGTTCAATCTGAAAGTTTACAAGCTACCCTTGCTTGTGGTGGAATGCTGGTTGAAGTTATTGCAATCGTACCATCTCAACTAATTACACGGATGCTGAAGACCCAAATAGATGAAATTCGGGAAAAATTATGTTGTTTGCTTCAAAAAGAAAATCTGAGGTTGGTGGATAGGATTAAAATTGGGGATATGTTAGGTACCTTAGGAGATCCAAGGCTTGAGAAGGGGGTCCTGGACAGAATTATTTGGATTGCTGCAGGTAATTGTCAAATTGGACGCATTGAAAACCATCGAACTAGAATTTTAAAATATCAGAAATGTCCGGCGGCACCACCACTTTCTGGACAATTAGAAAAATTTGGAATTAGTTCCTATTTAGTAACAAATGCAGAGTTTCAGCGTTTTATTGAAGCTGGTGGATATGATATTGATAAATATTGGTGTAATGAAACAGCTTTAAAATGGGCTCGTGGCAACGAAGAGACAATTCAAATTCTAATAAAAAAATCTAGTGATGTTGCACAAATTCATTATTCAAGCGAATTAGCAGCACAGCGATTAGTGCCTGACGAAATTCCCGAACGTTGTATTCAAATGATTAAACGAAAGTTTCCACTATACTGGGAAGATCCAGCCAATAATAGACCAAATCAACCAGTTGTAGGTTTAAATTGGTGGGAAGCAATAGCATATTGTCGTTGGTTAGAGGAGACTCTAAAAAATAAAGGTTTATTAGATCCACAAAAAACCATACGCCTTCCGATTGAAGCAGAATGGGAAATTGCTGCTCGTCTCTGTGGTGATAACAGTATATATCCGTGGATAGACGGAGAGCCTTCGGATTGCGCTCTAGTGAGAGTCGCCTTTACTAAAGAGGATATTGCGCCTTTGTTCAGATCATGTGGAGTTGGCCTATTTCGATCAGTCAAAACCAAATTTCCAATTTATGATCTTGTCGGAAATGTTTGGGAATGGTCTGGTTCCAAAGCTAATCCATATGATAAAAATAGCTTTATACAAACTTTAGACACAATTGGTCTAGAGGACCGAATTTCTCGTGGTTCATCCTGGCTTTCTTCCGAGGAGGAATCTACGCAAATTACTTTTCGTAGCTTTGATCCACCATATAATGCTTATGAAGATCTTGGTTTCAGAATTGTTATCAAATAA
- a CDS encoding DUF4868 domain-containing protein, protein MVDIKEFKELKKLDELKVAKVSLYLFENKSTKTNPITIYSLNIQKNAIAKIRTIGDDYLNEIDSIFKIDEMKSIPVYNPDSHQILFKMNPDEIKSFPEILEFVTGEKPCANYNKESIREDKIKSWILRFELVLKNRTEQLLIFQKFQPSKMLSQKFLTLFEKNKQFEMLDENILNINYAMDFLYYKNTFIVSKMSAFERVFGFHEYYKNVANELVCALTAQKSVGQDCKIIFEDTDDVKIKIDTNTRLAHKLFSANKNNYYKNIYYKKLVALNKKYQLKLKLKDDQKEWFVDKDADLKVVARVLNDDYEISQITDIEYLVDSKEVVK, encoded by the coding sequence ATGGTTGATATTAAAGAATTTAAGGAATTGAAAAAATTAGATGAATTGAAAGTGGCAAAAGTATCGCTGTACCTTTTCGAAAATAAAAGCACTAAAACGAATCCCATAACAATTTATTCGTTAAACATTCAAAAAAATGCGATAGCTAAAATCAGAACCATTGGAGATGATTATTTAAATGAGATTGATAGCATTTTTAAAATTGATGAAATGAAGAGCATACCCGTATATAACCCTGATTCTCATCAAATATTATTTAAAATGAACCCAGATGAAATTAAAAGCTTTCCGGAGATATTAGAATTTGTAACCGGTGAAAAACCATGTGCAAATTATAATAAAGAATCCATCAGAGAAGATAAAATCAAATCTTGGATTTTACGTTTTGAATTGGTGCTTAAAAATCGAACTGAGCAATTACTAATATTTCAAAAATTTCAGCCATCTAAGATGCTCTCGCAAAAGTTTCTTACTCTATTTGAAAAGAATAAACAATTTGAAATGCTTGATGAAAATATTCTTAATATTAACTACGCCATGGACTTTCTTTATTATAAAAATACTTTCATTGTTTCAAAGATGTCTGCATTTGAAAGAGTGTTTGGTTTTCATGAATATTATAAAAATGTCGCAAATGAACTTGTTTGTGCACTAACGGCTCAAAAGTCCGTCGGACAAGATTGTAAAATAATATTCGAAGACACGGATGATGTAAAGATAAAAATTGATACAAATACGCGGTTAGCTCACAAACTCTTTTCAGCAAATAAAAATAACTATTATAAAAATATTTACTATAAGAAGTTGGTTGCTCTAAATAAAAAATATCAATTAAAACTAAAATTGAAAGATGATCAAAAAGAATGGTTTGTTGATAAGGACGCCGATTTAAAAGTAGTTGCAAGAGTATTGAATGATGATTATGAGATTTCACAAATTACAGATATCGAATATCTTGTTGATTCTAAAGAAGTTGTTAAATAA
- a CDS encoding NAD(P)-binding domain-containing protein, which translates to MVKKTMSNKILVTGSSVRQELLEPLVSAGYTIDNPTHLLSESELKNALKSSVAYLLGGDEYASRDTLVTANELKIIAFLGMGYQTFIDVTAAKEFQIPITYTPGTLSNSVAEFTVGLLLNSTRKLFLYASEFALGHSGNEEKQSELSSLHIGIIGLGGIGTKIAEILRKGFGSKVSYYSRNRKPTEENRLGINYLTFEQLTKEVDVIIIMTPSTSETKNLIGMSQISNFKSGTILINTARADIVEPESLVTGLQNGQIGYAAFDGFFENPVEVVQYLKTMIPNKLMITGHIASLTHEARDRMSKMSVQSILNILRTGRDKYIIESLKRPQ; encoded by the coding sequence ATGGTGAAAAAAACAATGTCAAATAAAATTCTTGTAACTGGCTCTAGTGTTCGACAAGAACTATTAGAACCACTTGTTAGCGCTGGGTACACAATTGATAATCCAACGCATCTTTTATCTGAGAGCGAATTGAAAAACGCACTTAAATCTTCAGTGGCTTATTTACTCGGGGGCGATGAATACGCCAGTCGTGATACTTTAGTGACTGCTAATGAGCTAAAGATCATTGCATTTCTTGGAATGGGATACCAAACCTTTATCGATGTAACAGCGGCCAAGGAATTTCAGATACCAATTACTTATACACCAGGGACTTTAAGCAATTCAGTTGCTGAGTTTACTGTAGGATTATTACTAAATAGTACACGCAAGTTATTTCTTTACGCCTCTGAGTTTGCTTTGGGTCATTCCGGAAACGAAGAAAAGCAATCTGAATTATCTAGTCTACATATTGGAATAATCGGACTCGGTGGAATTGGGACAAAAATAGCTGAGATTCTTCGAAAGGGATTTGGATCTAAGGTTAGTTATTATTCAAGAAATAGAAAACCCACTGAGGAAAACCGACTTGGTATAAACTACCTAACATTTGAACAACTAACTAAAGAAGTAGATGTAATTATTATAATGACACCAAGTACTTCTGAGACTAAAAATCTAATTGGAATGTCTCAGATTTCAAATTTCAAAAGCGGAACTATTCTTATCAATACTGCCCGCGCAGATATTGTTGAACCCGAATCATTAGTAACTGGACTTCAAAACGGTCAAATAGGATATGCTGCTTTCGATGGATTTTTCGAAAATCCCGTGGAGGTAGTACAATACCTTAAAACTATGATTCCAAATAAACTTATGATAACTGGTCATATTGCATCTCTAACTCATGAAGCTCGTGATCGTATGTCTAAAATGTCGGTACAGTCAATTCTCAATATATTAAGAACCGGAAGAGATAAATATATTATAGAAAGTTTAAAGAGACCTCAATAA
- a CDS encoding DUF6232 family protein, which produces MEEQNLFDEGGVLVTRTKLSYENKYYQLSSIKSVLFIKEPFDVKGLLINLLVAIAGLYGILTFSTIGLILGLIGLGIGGFNLKGFYQDFTDPVYIVCVDLHSGETIYIKRRNLDFAKRLTDILNSVLRMD; this is translated from the coding sequence ATGGAAGAACAAAATTTATTTGATGAAGGCGGTGTACTTGTAACACGCACAAAACTGAGTTACGAAAACAAATATTATCAACTAAGTTCAATTAAAAGCGTTCTTTTTATTAAAGAACCGTTTGATGTTAAGGGTTTACTTATAAATCTTTTAGTAGCGATTGCGGGACTCTATGGTATTCTTACTTTCTCAACTATTGGGCTTATTCTAGGATTAATCGGTTTGGGAATAGGGGGTTTTAATCTTAAAGGTTTTTATCAAGATTTTACAGATCCAGTATATATTGTATGTGTTGATTTACATTCTGGTGAAACAATATATATAAAACGAAGAAATTTAGATTTTGCTAAAAGATTAACCGATATATTAAATTCGGTTTTAAGAATGGACTAA
- a CDS encoding pyridoxal phosphate-dependent aminotransferase — protein sequence MASLTKIELEGLHYMFNLGDAHTRKLQLKEYDSIINTFGNKFDSVDLQNYYTLRQEFLKEYFRLIGQTYKYEQTLLSYASSISMEVIANFLRLYNLKKMALVEPTFDNIPDILYRHGIELIPFGDHENYRILLEKPELYHNLNAIFVTVPNNPTGEIITKEALEIICSFCFTNNVLLIVDACFRLFSPQMLSYDMREICEKSNIDYIIIEDTGKYWPLHDLKIGIIVCSRSLFDKLNDVHCDFMLNVSPFILSILKDFACLEMKLKSRPVLNVIKENRNTLKRALETMDLETYNSNSTVSVEFINTSKLHKDSNYICQILKSGGVITLPGEKFYWSGNGLGEKYMRIALARIPEYFEQSVRRMMEIMCKSFPIK from the coding sequence TTGGCTAGCTTGACAAAAATAGAGCTTGAAGGTTTACATTATATGTTTAACCTTGGGGACGCTCATACCCGAAAATTGCAATTAAAAGAATATGATTCTATTATAAATACTTTTGGCAATAAGTTCGACAGTGTTGACTTACAAAATTATTATACTTTAAGACAAGAATTTTTGAAAGAGTATTTCAGACTTATTGGGCAAACCTATAAATATGAACAGACTTTATTATCGTATGCCTCCTCAATCTCTATGGAAGTTATAGCAAATTTTTTACGTTTGTATAACCTAAAAAAAATGGCTCTTGTAGAACCAACGTTTGATAATATACCTGACATATTATATAGGCATGGAATTGAGTTAATTCCATTCGGCGATCACGAAAATTATAGAATCTTATTAGAAAAACCTGAATTGTATCACAATTTAAACGCCATTTTCGTCACTGTGCCTAATAATCCAACTGGAGAAATAATAACAAAAGAAGCGTTGGAAATAATTTGTAGTTTTTGTTTTACAAATAATGTTTTGTTAATAGTTGACGCTTGTTTTAGACTTTTCTCGCCTCAGATGCTTAGTTATGATATGAGAGAGATATGTGAAAAATCAAATATTGATTATATTATTATAGAAGACACTGGTAAATATTGGCCTTTACACGACCTAAAAATTGGAATAATTGTATGTTCTCGTAGTTTATTTGATAAACTTAATGATGTCCATTGTGATTTTATGCTGAATGTATCTCCTTTTATATTGAGTATACTAAAGGATTTTGCATGTTTAGAAATGAAACTTAAAAGCAGACCAGTACTTAATGTTATTAAAGAAAATCGAAATACTTTAAAGAGAGCATTGGAGACAATGGATTTAGAAACGTACAATAGCAATTCTACTGTTAGCGTTGAATTTATTAATACTTCTAAACTGCATAAAGACTCCAATTATATTTGCCAAATATTGAAATCAGGTGGAGTTATAACTTTACCTGGAGAAAAGTTTTATTGGAGCGGAAATGGATTAGGGGAAAAGTATATGAGAATAGCATTAGCAAGGATACCAGAGTATTTTGAACAATCAGTCCGAAGAATGATGGAAATTATGTGTAAAAGTTTTCCAATTAAATAA
- a CDS encoding class II aldolase/adducin family protein, giving the protein MAIGFNKHIEPYIIDVSHAWRILGRLGLVDTIFNHISAVAGDEEGKLSLIMNPSGRLSIEVYPEHLCVFALKEYMPSEAARLGVIKDGLHMHSAMHSLRRKVGAIIHTHSPYSIAVGCSESGLQSMSQTAMEFLGELKMIDYDGMFRNQILSESISNLAIHGGVALLRHHGSLVVADSIAEAFYLAYYIEEACKIQVLTLSQGVPLIIPEKSSINEAHQLLQNDRKIVAKQLFEAFCRQLENKNASNKTTKK; this is encoded by the coding sequence ATGGCAATAGGTTTTAATAAACATATTGAACCTTATATTATAGATGTTTCTCATGCATGGCGAATTCTTGGACGATTAGGATTGGTTGACACAATCTTTAATCATATTTCAGCTGTAGCCGGAGATGAAGAAGGAAAATTAAGTTTGATAATGAATCCTAGTGGGAGACTTTCAATTGAAGTTTACCCAGAGCATTTATGTGTTTTTGCCTTGAAGGAATACATGCCTTCAGAAGCAGCTAGACTTGGTGTTATAAAAGATGGATTACATATGCATTCTGCCATGCATAGCTTGAGAAGGAAAGTAGGTGCAATTATTCATACACACTCACCTTATTCTATAGCAGTGGGCTGTTCTGAATCTGGATTACAATCGATGAGCCAAACTGCAATGGAGTTTTTAGGCGAGTTGAAAATGATTGACTATGATGGAATGTTTCGCAACCAGATCTTATCCGAAAGCATTTCTAATCTTGCTATTCATGGTGGGGTCGCACTGTTACGGCATCATGGGTCATTAGTTGTGGCAGATAGTATTGCTGAAGCATTCTATCTAGCATACTACATTGAAGAAGCATGCAAAATTCAAGTACTAACTCTTTCACAAGGTGTTCCACTGATAATTCCTGAAAAATCCTCAATAAATGAAGCACATCAGTTACTACAAAATGATAGAAAAATTGTAGCAAAGCAACTTTTTGAAGCTTTTTGCCGGCAATTGGAGAATAAAAATGCATCAAATAAAACAACAAAGAAGTAA
- a CDS encoding radical SAM protein, giving the protein MNITSTNISQFDYVIDPKYKVIKDDDNFYLSNDVSRQQINFSAAFIISSLIEHKFLDSVLRKMTSRFNITLEQVFEDAQSLLKNLYRQNILSIYKSGKKVNIRSWQKYAIENVQVILTRKCNLRCRHCFIDDYGGHNEMKLEHFDSLFFQLVERGAEFVHFSGGELFMRPDWLQIFQLASKAKLAFGLNTNGTLLDEGIIDLLKVYSPRDLSISVYGHTAQLHEQITRKRGTFTKTTNVIRLLSNAGLDVFVKTMVTKYNKDYLKEIEEFTYSLGAKSIIFDPFIIKKMDGDTFPLDLRISNLDLVNFDKSDFRLKLKYSDKNPESLVCNAGIDRVAIESDGTVYPCSAFRLPIGNIRYESLEQILTESETLKEFLNFKFKDLPIDCISCKAINYCQICPGRSYAEYGDYKARCAFTCLRTKMNMYKKEMHV; this is encoded by the coding sequence ATGAATATAACTTCAACCAACATAAGTCAATTTGATTATGTTATTGATCCTAAATATAAAGTCATTAAGGATGATGATAATTTCTATTTGTCAAATGATGTTTCTCGTCAGCAAATTAACTTTAGCGCAGCTTTCATTATATCTAGTCTCATCGAGCATAAATTTCTTGATAGTGTTTTACGTAAGATGACCTCTCGCTTCAACATAACCCTTGAACAAGTATTTGAGGATGCTCAATCACTTCTGAAGAATCTTTACCGTCAAAATATATTATCAATTTACAAAAGTGGAAAAAAGGTTAATATAAGATCTTGGCAGAAGTATGCAATTGAAAATGTACAGGTTATTCTAACGAGGAAATGTAATCTTAGATGTAGACATTGTTTTATCGATGATTATGGCGGGCATAACGAAATGAAACTAGAACATTTTGATTCATTATTTTTTCAGCTTGTCGAAAGAGGCGCGGAATTTGTACATTTTTCTGGTGGGGAACTCTTTATGCGTCCAGACTGGCTACAGATTTTTCAACTTGCTTCGAAAGCTAAATTAGCTTTTGGATTAAACACAAATGGTACTCTTTTAGACGAAGGCATAATTGACCTACTAAAAGTATATTCACCAAGGGATTTGAGTATTAGTGTTTACGGACATACTGCTCAACTCCATGAACAAATTACTCGGAAGCGTGGAACATTTACTAAAACCACAAATGTTATTCGACTCTTATCTAATGCAGGACTAGATGTATTTGTAAAAACGATGGTTACAAAATATAATAAAGATTATCTCAAGGAAATCGAAGAATTTACATACTCGTTAGGGGCCAAATCAATTATTTTTGATCCATTTATTATAAAAAAGATGGATGGGGACACATTCCCACTTGATTTGAGAATATCAAATCTGGATTTGGTGAACTTTGACAAAAGTGATTTTCGCTTGAAATTAAAATATTCAGATAAGAATCCTGAGTCATTAGTATGTAATGCGGGAATTGACAGGGTTGCCATTGAATCTGACGGGACAGTTTATCCTTGCAGCGCCTTCAGGTTACCTATTGGAAATATAAGGTACGAAAGCCTTGAACAAATCTTAACAGAGTCGGAAACATTAAAAGAATTTCTCAATTTCAAATTTAAAGATTTGCCAATAGATTGCATTTCCTGTAAAGCTATCAACTATTGCCAGATTTGTCCAGGTAGATCATATGCCGAGTACGGGGATTATAAAGCGCGCTGTGCGTTTACATGTTTAAGAACAAAGATGAATATGTATAAAAAAGAAATGCATGTATGA
- a CDS encoding caspase family protein, producing MIKRRAIIIGNPGEIGAVNYCDGVNKDLQNYKSFLTSPLGGLWYDNEIEVLLKPNLKKTREALGKLKDYDYTKVIFSGHGEYSSSVKSTILELNKVETIDLNELRKGSPRQTIIVDCCRKIAKSVLVKSFQERMIKLSDHVTNKQSCRMYYDKCIEECTEALLVLYSCNIDEVSNDDSARGGYYSFSLIDSAEEWENNDSTDTSKFYNIFSLPVAHEKASIKTKRLSGDRQNPQIEKPKEEKYFPFAVIA from the coding sequence ATGATCAAAAGGAGAGCTATAATTATTGGAAACCCAGGTGAGATCGGTGCTGTAAATTATTGTGACGGCGTTAATAAAGATTTACAAAATTATAAGTCATTTTTAACATCTCCGTTGGGTGGGTTGTGGTATGATAATGAAATCGAAGTGTTATTAAAACCAAATCTCAAAAAAACTAGAGAAGCGCTTGGGAAATTGAAAGATTATGATTACACGAAAGTAATATTCTCTGGTCACGGTGAATATTCTTCTTCGGTAAAATCAACGATCCTAGAACTAAATAAAGTTGAAACAATTGATCTAAATGAATTACGAAAAGGAAGCCCAAGACAGACTATAATAGTGGACTGCTGCAGGAAAATTGCAAAATCTGTTCTAGTTAAATCATTTCAAGAAAGGATGATAAAACTATCCGATCACGTAACGAATAAACAAAGCTGTAGAATGTATTACGATAAATGCATAGAGGAATGTACTGAAGCATTGTTAGTCTTATATTCGTGTAATATTGATGAAGTATCAAATGACGATAGTGCTCGCGGTGGATACTATTCATTTAGCCTTATTGATTCTGCTGAAGAGTGGGAGAATAATGACTCAACTGATACAAGTAAGTTCTATAACATTTTCTCTTTACCCGTGGCGCACGAGAAGGCTAGTATAAAAACTAAACGATTAAGTGGTGATAGACAAAATCCACAAATTGAAAAACCAAAAGAGGAAAAGTATTTCCCGTTTGCAGTTATAGCATAA
- a CDS encoding FAD-dependent oxidoreductase translates to MCPNDIGYKESIRIYNGMISKKPEFVFICNNDKDIIEAIKFARIHSKSISVLGSGHNVSGRAIQGEVVISVRNMQHIKVFPKKSLAICEPGVTMSIFDKNTFMHGLVCTGGTVSSTGISGLTLGGGIGWLHGCLGSTSDNILEFEVLNYLGEKIVCNDRTNLDLFWLLKGAGFGIGVVTKIIFNLHKIKKFIAYNFLIRYDNFDKIVNLYSDLTNNDSFKITFFLSFLTLENNQKVISLEIAFANFEDQNSDEIENFVNNIKKEFTNEIIIEKIFSNYVEFQSYFDNEKKYGMRSYWKSVIKKELINFDWELIKEAIEQKPSRYSSIFIERYHGKMCQIPVEDSAFNKREEGYGILITSTWENQDRDDLNVLWTRKLYNSLVRDNDTNYINYLYDTYPNDLELTRVFGKEKLERIRTLVKLYDPNNLFIKPIVCNSNKKRN, encoded by the coding sequence TTGTGTCCAAATGATATCGGTTATAAGGAAAGTATACGTATATATAACGGAATGATTTCTAAAAAACCTGAATTTGTCTTTATCTGTAATAATGATAAAGATATAATAGAGGCCATAAAATTTGCGAGAATACATTCAAAAAGTATCAGTGTACTGGGTAGTGGGCATAACGTATCGGGTAGAGCTATTCAAGGAGAGGTGGTAATTTCGGTTAGAAATATGCAACACATTAAAGTGTTTCCTAAAAAATCACTTGCAATATGTGAGCCTGGTGTAACAATGTCAATATTTGATAAAAACACATTTATGCATGGTTTAGTTTGCACCGGTGGTACTGTGTCTTCAACGGGAATATCTGGTCTTACTTTAGGAGGAGGGATCGGTTGGTTACACGGATGCCTTGGTTCAACTTCGGATAATATATTAGAGTTTGAAGTTTTGAATTATTTAGGAGAAAAAATTGTTTGTAACGATAGAACTAATTTAGACCTATTCTGGCTTCTCAAAGGAGCCGGTTTTGGAATTGGTGTTGTTACCAAAATAATTTTTAACCTGCATAAAATTAAAAAGTTCATCGCTTATAATTTCTTAATACGTTATGATAATTTTGACAAAATTGTAAACTTATATTCAGATTTAACTAATAATGATTCATTTAAAATTACTTTTTTCTTATCCTTTCTGACGTTAGAAAATAATCAAAAAGTTATTAGTTTAGAAATTGCATTCGCAAATTTCGAGGATCAAAATAGTGACGAAATTGAGAACTTCGTGAACAATATTAAAAAAGAATTTACGAATGAAATTATTATAGAGAAAATTTTTTCTAACTACGTTGAGTTTCAAAGTTATTTTGATAATGAGAAAAAATATGGGATGCGATCATACTGGAAATCAGTAATAAAAAAGGAATTGATAAATTTTGATTGGGAATTAATTAAAGAAGCAATTGAGCAAAAACCATCTAGATATAGTTCAATATTTATAGAGAGATATCATGGGAAAATGTGTCAAATACCAGTCGAGGATTCAGCCTTTAACAAAAGAGAGGAAGGATATGGTATTCTTATAACCTCTACTTGGGAGAACCAAGACAGAGACGATTTAAATGTTTTATGGACTAGAAAGTTGTATAATAGTTTAGTTCGAGATAACGACACAAACTATATTAATTATCTTTACGATACCTACCCTAATGATTTAGAGTTGACAAGGGTGTTTGGAAAAGAAAAACTTGAAAGAATCAGAACTTTGGTAAAATTATATGATCCAAACAATCTTTTTATAAAGCCCATAGTTTGCAATTCTAATAAAAAGAGAAACTGA